A segment of the Candidatus Rokuibacteriota bacterium genome:
CAACTGGCGCTACAACACGAGGTACGATCCTGCCACGAAGGGGTACGACCCAGACGCCAAGAGGGACGGGTTCGACTTCTACGGGAAGCCCGGGGGACAGGCGTGGATCTGGCTCCGCCCGTACGAGCCTCCACCGGAGGCTCCCGATCGCGAATATCCGTTCTGGCTGAACACCGGCCGGGTGCTGGAGCACTGGCACACCGGATCGCTGACCCGCCGAATCCCGATCCTGCATCAAGCCGTGCCTCGCGCCTATGTGGAGCTTCATCCTGCTGACGCGGACAAGCTGAACATCCGCAACGGCGACCTGGTGAGGCTCACCAGCAAACGGGGAGCGCTCGTCCTGCCCGCCGCCATCGATCAGCGAGGTCGTCCGCCCAGAGGACAGGTGTTCGTGCCCTTCTTCGACGAGCACTATCTCATCAACGAGTTGACCCTGGACGCCTATTGCCCGATCTCAGCGCAGCCCGACTACAAGAAGTGCGCTGTGCGCGTGGAGAAGGCATGACGCTCGGAGCCCGCACGGGAACCCGAGCGGCGTTCATCGGCATCTGCGCCATCCTGATTGGCGCGGCGATCTACGTGATCGGGGAAAGCGTTCGCGAGGGGAGGTTGGGCGAACGGACGATCCGGGAGGCGGCCCGGGCCGAGGTGGCGGATCGCGATATCGCTCAGGAGGCGGGAGTCTTTCGGTTCTCGCGGAACGCCCTGAGCATTGCGGCGCAGCCGGCATCCTCGGATCGGA
Coding sequences within it:
- a CDS encoding nitrate reductase cytochrome c-type subunit, producing the protein MTLGARTGTRAAFIGICAILIGAAIYVIGESVREGRLGERTIREAARAEVADRDIAQEAGVFRFSRNALSIAAQPASSDRSRNLASFYRRRAYLGAPPVIPHTVKADMDRGGTSCLACHETGGFASEFKTFAPVTPHPELVSCRQCHVPATTEVLFRET